A DNA window from Undibacterium sp. YM2 contains the following coding sequences:
- a CDS encoding glycoside hydrolase family 10 protein — translation MSNLKIALQGFKLPALAASACALMLACSTATPPVKPQPKPVAVDLTIIPQNALVNYPVQVKDAPPLPREFRAAWVSTVANIDWPSRRDLSTEKQKNEILTILDNAVQLKLNAIVLQVRPAADAIYPSMIEPWSEFLTGEQGRPPSPYYDPLQFWVEQAHARGLELHAWFNPYRSRTAQSKMALATNHISKLAPQVVKNYGDLQWMDPGEPLAMQQTLNVISDVVRRYDVDGIHIDDYFYPYPVKGSNGAEQDFPDDPSWVAYLQSGGKLARADWRRDNVNRLVEAVNQRVHLEKPWMKFGISPFGIGRPDRLPPGIAGFSQYDKLYADVELWLAKGWLDYLAPQLYWPINQGPQAFKVLHDYWLAQNPTGKHIWPGLYTSRIDNTDKSWPADEILNQVDALREKAGNGHVHFSMAALNQNRKDIRKRLASEKYTSQSLVPASPWLDSSPPASAVLEASADKKSLRVQLSYTSNTRLLAIWKRTDQQWLFSVVPAQNMSIDISDDPQLGAIRQVTVSAISRTGVEGVRASYSLP, via the coding sequence TTGTCTAATTTGAAAATTGCTCTTCAAGGTTTCAAGTTGCCTGCGCTGGCCGCATCTGCGTGTGCACTGATGCTTGCCTGCTCCACTGCAACGCCGCCAGTAAAGCCCCAGCCTAAACCTGTCGCAGTTGACCTTACCATCATCCCGCAAAATGCCCTGGTCAATTACCCTGTGCAAGTCAAAGACGCGCCGCCCTTGCCCCGTGAATTCCGTGCTGCCTGGGTGTCAACCGTAGCGAATATAGACTGGCCTTCACGCCGTGACCTGAGCACAGAAAAACAAAAGAACGAAATCCTCACGATACTCGACAATGCGGTGCAGTTGAAACTCAATGCCATCGTCTTGCAGGTGCGCCCGGCGGCGGATGCCATTTATCCGTCAATGATAGAACCCTGGTCAGAGTTTTTGACTGGTGAGCAAGGGCGGCCACCTTCACCTTATTACGATCCTCTGCAATTCTGGGTGGAGCAAGCTCACGCGCGCGGCCTGGAATTGCATGCCTGGTTCAACCCCTACCGTTCCCGCACCGCGCAATCCAAAATGGCGCTAGCGACCAATCATATCAGCAAGCTGGCACCGCAAGTTGTGAAGAATTATGGTGACCTGCAATGGATGGACCCGGGTGAACCTTTGGCGATGCAGCAAACTCTGAATGTCATCAGCGACGTGGTGCGCCGTTATGATGTCGATGGCATCCATATTGATGACTATTTCTACCCTTACCCAGTCAAGGGCAGCAATGGCGCAGAGCAGGATTTCCCTGACGACCCATCCTGGGTAGCTTATCTGCAGTCTGGCGGCAAACTGGCGCGTGCAGACTGGCGCCGTGATAATGTCAACCGCCTGGTAGAAGCAGTCAACCAGCGCGTACATCTGGAAAAACCCTGGATGAAATTTGGTATCAGCCCATTTGGAATAGGCAGGCCAGACCGCTTGCCACCCGGCATTGCCGGTTTCAGCCAATATGACAAACTGTATGCTGATGTAGAACTGTGGCTGGCTAAAGGCTGGCTGGATTATCTGGCACCGCAACTTTACTGGCCGATCAACCAGGGGCCGCAGGCGTTCAAGGTCTTGCATGATTACTGGCTGGCCCAGAACCCCACTGGCAAGCATATCTGGCCTGGTTTGTATACGAGCCGCATAGACAATACAGACAAATCCTGGCCTGCTGATGAAATCCTGAACCAGGTCGATGCGCTGCGTGAAAAGGCCGGTAATGGCCATGTGCATTTCAGCATGGCAGCGCTGAACCAGAACCGCAAAGATATACGGAAACGCCTGGCGAGCGAGAAATACACGTCCCAGTCGCTGGTCCCTGCCAGCCCCTGGCTGGACAGCAGCCCACCTGCCAGCGCTGTGCTGGAAGCCAGTGCCGACAAGAAATCATTACGCGTGCAACTGAGCTATACCAGCAATACCCGCCTGCTGGCGATCTGGAAGCGCACTGACCAGCAATGGCTGTTCTCTGTGGTGCCAGCCCAGAACATGAGCATAGACATCAGCGACGACCCTCAGCTAGGGGCGATCAGGCAGGTCACTGTGTCAGCCATCAGCCGTACCGGGGTAGAAGGCGTGCGTGCCAGTTATAGCCTGCCCTGA